GTACGCGGCGGGACATCGGCCGGAGGTCTGGCCGGTCTGCTGGCCGCCGAGGCGGGGGGACGGCTCGGTGACGCGGGGACGGCCGTGCTCAAGGACACCCGCGTCACGGTGGTGCGGGCCGGCGATACGGTCGTCAAGGCCCTGCCGCCGGGGACCGACGCCGGCGCGCTCCAGGCGCGCCTGACGGCCGCCGCGTCGATGCCGGGAGTGTTCCTTCCCCCGTTGTCGCCGCGGGTGCGGCACCTCGCGGGACGGCCGGTGACGTCGTGGCCCGCCGGTGAGCCGGTCGACCCCGCCGACCCGTACGGCGCGCCGTGGGAGGAGGCGGCGGCCCTGCTGGCCCGCCTGCACGCGTCGCCGGTCCCGCCGTCGCTCCCCCCGCACGGCGGTCCCGCGCGCGTGACCCGGGCCGTGGCCGGTCTGCCGCGTGGCGAGCGGCACGCCGCCGCCGTCCGCACGATCAGCGCGGCCTACGTGCCGCTCGGCCTGGAGGCCGGCCACGAGCCGGGGGCCGCGCCGGTGCACGGCGACTGGCACCTCGGCCAGGTGGTGCGGTACCGCGGCGAGTGGCTGCTCATCGACGTGGACGACCTCGGTTCCGGCGATCCCGCGTGGGATCTGGCGCGGCCCGCGGCGTGGTTCGCCACCGGCCTGCTCGACCCGGAGTTGTGGGCCCGGTTCCTCGGCGCCTACCTGTCCGCGGGGGGTACGGCCGTGTCGCCTGACGATCCGTGGCGGGAACTCGACCGTCCGGCCCGCGCGTTGACCGTGCAGTTGGCGGCCACGGCGGTGGCGGCGGCACACGGGGAGGGTCGTCCGCTGGACGATGTCGAGGACGCCCTTGTCTCCTCCTGCGGGAGGATCGTCGGTGTCACGCCGTCGCGGTAGGGTCGCCGCAAGCCCGTCGAAGGAGACCGACTCAATGCAGTGCCCCAAGTGCCACGGATCCATGCGGACCTACAACCGCAACGGCGTCCAGATCGAGCAGTGTGAGAACTGCCGCGGCATCTTCCTGGACTACGGAGAGCTGGAGACGCTGTCCCGCGTGGAGAACCAGTGGGCCCAGCAGCAGTACGCCCCGCCGCCGGCCCCTCCGGGTCCGGCCTGGGGCCCGCCGCACGGCGGCGGCTACCACCACGGCCACCACCGCAACCGCAGCTGGGTGGGCATGCTCTTCTCCAGCTGACCACCGGCTCTCCGGCGGCGCGGCTCCCGTACGGGGGCCGCGCCGTCGTCGTCTCGGCGGACGACCCCGGTCAGCTCGGGAAGTCGTCGGGGTCCACGTCGTCGGCGCGCGTGTTGCCCCCCTTGACGGCGTTCAGGGTGAGAGTCCAGATGGTGTATTTGCTGTAGGTGGTGCGGAAGCGGATGGATCCCTCGAAGCGCTTGAAGGCGCAGTCACGGGTGAAGGTGCGGCGGCCGCGGTCATAGTCGCTGCCGGTGGTGTAGTAGACCGTGTAGGAGCCGTCGGGGACGCTGCGGATGGTGGTCTTGCTCTTCTTGCGGATGTAGAAGCTCGTGCCTTTGCGCTTGCCGCGCACCAGGGTGACGACGGCGTCCTTGGAGTTGCCGTTCTTCACGGTGACGCGGCCGAGGCCGCCGCGCGGGCCCGAGCGGATCACCGTGCCGTTGGACAGGCGGCGGGTCTGTTCCTTGGGGATCTTGACGTCCACGATGTCGGCCGGGTAGTCGCCTCTGGCGGCCAGGTCGTCGCCGGCGGACCGCACCGCACCGAGGCCCTCGCCTTTGCCGAGGCGCGCGAGCACGGCCGGAGCGGTGCACACGCCGCGGCCGGCCACCGACTCGCGCATGGCCTCCAGGTCGCCTTCGAGGCCGCGCAGGGCCGCCAGCAGGTCGGCGTGCTCGTTGGTGACCTCAGGCGGCGAGGTGACGGACGCCAGGCGGTCCACCGCGGCGCCGGCCGCGCCGCTCGCGCGCTCCACACGGCCGCCGAGCGACTTCAGCGAACGCGACTTGGCGATGTCCTTCAGCGCGGACCCCACCGGGCCCATGGCCGCCGCCAGCGCCGTGCCGTACTCGGCGGGGGTGATGCCGGCGGGGGTCTGGACGCCGGCCCCTCCCCCGCCGCCTCCGCCGGCTCCTCCCACACGGCCGGTCGCGGGGCCGCCTTCGCCGGTGACCGGTAGGCCCTCGCCTCCCGTGCTGCACGCGGCCAGGGCCAGCGTCAGGACAAGAGCGGTCGATAAGCGTCGGGGGGCGTTCACGTCGCCGATGATCGGTGAGTGACCTCATCATGTCAAGCTGTCAAAGCGCTTCCCGGTGCTACGGCCACAGGCCTCGCACCATTACGGTCGTCCGTCCGCGGTCACCGCCGGCGGCGGCGCGGCCACAGGCGTCCGGTCAGCAGGGCCGCGGCGACGCCGATGGACGCGCCGGCGACGACGTCACCGGGGTAGTGCACGCCGATGTAGACGCGGGAGAAGCACACCGCTCCCGCCGCGGCGGCGACGGGGACGGCCACGGCGGCAGGCGCCTCCATGGCCACGCCGGCGGCGAACGCCGCCGCGGACGCCGAGTGGCCCGAGGGGAACGAGTGCGACGTCGGCACGCGGCCGAGGCGGGCGATCGGGAAGCCCGCGATGGACGGCCTGCTGCGTGCGAACGCCTGCTTGCCGAGCAGGTTGACCAGCGGGCTCACCAGGCTGACGGCCACCAGGCCGCGGGTGGCGCCGCGGCGCAGCCTGGCCTCGCCGCTGGAGGCGAGCGCCGCGGCGATCCCCATCCACAGCACCGAGTTGTCCGCGGCGCGCGACAGCGGCGGCAGCACCCCTTCGAGCCCCGGCAGATGAGCGGCCGCGACCTGCCGGAACAGCCGTTCGTCCAGCGTGTTGAGCCGCCGCTTGACGCGCCGGCGCAGCGAGGGACGGAACGCGAGCACCCGGTCCGCCAGCTCCCCGCCGAGCGGGCTCCGGCCGGCCGCCGCCGGCCCCGCCACGGCCGGCCCTGTCCCTGCGATGTCCTGGATCTCGCGTCTCGTGCCCTTCCCCATGACGGATTCATTGCCCACCTGGGGCCTCGTCAGTCACCGGAGTGGTCAATGCGGCAATCGGGACAAATAGACGCGGCGCGCCTCGTCGATGTAGGAGAGATGGTCGTCGAGCTGGCTGAGCGCCGGCAGGCGGGCCTGATCGCGGACGAGCTTCTCCAGCCGGTCCATCCAGTCCAGGCACCAGCGGACGTCCTCGGGCCTCGCCACGCGGCGGCGGCCGACGTCCACGTAGACGGGGCTGGTGTGCGCGTACACGCCGGTGAACAGCGACCGCGGGTGGGGGCCGCCGTCGGCGACGGCCACGACGTAGGTGGGGCCGCGGACCACGAACTCGGCGGTCAGCTCCCCCGGCGGGCCTTCGGCGAGCACCCCGTCGGCGGTGCGGACCACCAGGCGTTCCACCTCGGGGCCGACGGCGTGGACGGTGACGCGCAGCCGGTCCCCCGGACGTGGCTCGATGGTGTCGCCGGGCTCGGCGCCGTCGACGGTGAGCCGCAGGAACGGCCCCGTGGTGGCGAAGGTGCGGCCCCGCCGGACGGCCTCGGCGTACGCGGCGGCGGTGAGGGGACCGTGGACGCGCGCGTAGGTGCGCTCCCAGCCGAGCGGGCTCGACACCATCTCCATGCGCTGCCGGGTGAACGACAGCATGGAGTCCGTGCCGGCGACCGCGGCCAGCCGGTTGCCGCCACCGAGCAGCCGCTGGTACACCGTCGAGGAGCCCACCGCCGAGCCGTAGTGGAGCACCTCCATGCCGTCGACCAGGCCGAGCGCGGCGTCCACCACGGCCATGCGCGCGGTGCACTGCCGCGAGCCGTCCCCGATGATCTGCTCGGGGGTCTCGATGGGGGTCTTGAACGCGTGCGCGTACCCGACGACCGCGCCGTGCCGCCGCAGTTCCTCGCAGACGGCGGTGCTCGGCGGCCAGTCAGGCGTCTCGCCGAACCCGCTGTGGTAGTGGCTCGGCGGCGCGGACGACCCGAAGGCGTGCAGGTGGCCGAGCAGGTCGTTGCGGTACTCGAACCCCATGCGCGCCACGTGCGTGGCGTCGGACCACGGCAGGTCCTCCCCCGACCAGTGTTCGAGCGCCTCGCGGTCGAACACCCGGTCACCGGCGATGTTGGACGCGAGCAGGTTGAGCACGTGCAGGTCCTCGCCGTGCTGCATGGCGGCGGCCATCGCCGGCGTCGCGACGACGTCCCCCGCGAAGTTCAGGTGGACGTGCAGGTCGGCCCCGTACCACCCGGCCTCCGCCGCATCGTACAGCCGCTCCGGGGTCAGCTCCACAAGGATCTCCCCGTCCCCGGCCGGGGTCCCCCCCGGCACCCTGGCGGGCCCGGTCGCCTCCCCGGCCGGGGTCGTCCC
The window above is part of the Sphaerisporangium rubeum genome. Proteins encoded here:
- a CDS encoding phosphotransferase family protein; this translates as MDVRGGTSAGGLAGLLAAEAGGRLGDAGTAVLKDTRVTVVRAGDTVVKALPPGTDAGALQARLTAAASMPGVFLPPLSPRVRHLAGRPVTSWPAGEPVDPADPYGAPWEEAAALLARLHASPVPPSLPPHGGPARVTRAVAGLPRGERHAAAVRTISAAYVPLGLEAGHEPGAAPVHGDWHLGQVVRYRGEWLLIDVDDLGSGDPAWDLARPAAWFATGLLDPELWARFLGAYLSAGGTAVSPDDPWRELDRPARALTVQLAATAVAAAHGEGRPLDDVEDALVSSCGRIVGVTPSR
- a CDS encoding zf-TFIIB domain-containing protein, whose translation is MQCPKCHGSMRTYNRNGVQIEQCENCRGIFLDYGELETLSRVENQWAQQQYAPPPAPPGPAWGPPHGGGYHHGHHRNRSWVGMLFSS
- a CDS encoding phosphatase PAP2 family protein is translated as MGKGTRREIQDIAGTGPAVAGPAAAGRSPLGGELADRVLAFRPSLRRRVKRRLNTLDERLFRQVAAAHLPGLEGVLPPLSRAADNSVLWMGIAAALASSGEARLRRGATRGLVAVSLVSPLVNLLGKQAFARSRPSIAGFPIARLGRVPTSHSFPSGHSASAAAFAAGVAMEAPAAVAVPVAAAAGAVCFSRVYIGVHYPGDVVAGASIGVAAALLTGRLWPRRRRR
- a CDS encoding CehA/McbA family metallohydrolase: MSEDPMLPEPVAQALCAYRASLAEHGMSWGEPLVPYVRLMSLSRFVSGEEFFRAAFARVRARLPGVPPAEHGTRMLDLDFDEVLRDALGGDIPDGLAVLRLTPAGPELTGGPVPVLDDRPVPLALLLDNATAHHSEVRAGGGTVRLRPGGARLLDVDTATEVAVDGTPLCLGALTRTEPRVTLRLRAGFPCRWSVWSDDGQGWYPHGAPPRRDFHGIPYFHGDDLLVEVPARPLTVRVTRGMEYGVAETTVTPVPHDRGETGGTTPAGEATGPARVPGGTPAGDGEILVELTPERLYDAAEAGWYGADLHVHLNFAGDVVATPAMAAAMQHGEDLHVLNLLASNIAGDRVFDREALEHWSGEDLPWSDATHVARMGFEYRNDLLGHLHAFGSSAPPSHYHSGFGETPDWPPSTAVCEELRRHGAVVGYAHAFKTPIETPEQIIGDGSRQCTARMAVVDAALGLVDGMEVLHYGSAVGSSTVYQRLLGGGNRLAAVAGTDSMLSFTRQRMEMVSSPLGWERTYARVHGPLTAAAYAEAVRRGRTFATTGPFLRLTVDGAEPGDTIEPRPGDRLRVTVHAVGPEVERLVVRTADGVLAEGPPGELTAEFVVRGPTYVVAVADGGPHPRSLFTGVYAHTSPVYVDVGRRRVARPEDVRWCLDWMDRLEKLVRDQARLPALSQLDDHLSYIDEARRVYLSRLPH